The proteins below come from a single Candidatus Aminicenantes bacterium genomic window:
- a CDS encoding PEGA domain-containing protein translates to MKKIRFLLLVLFFISLGVACTIHFPFDMLDDYEGVTVVMKIVPDDADVLLNGRFIGVAYEFSTPGSALRLASRLNELVFKKEGYREESVDLRTYASRNITLRLNLEERSLKAAPETPAKNIPAEENDEAYKAQNETPPPLPVAEKTVPEKNRFLATIILTVAPAETALYIDGKFWGVAPETGKIENLRLEPGKYLFEAFKPGYKNYKKEISVPKQEKFSLDIALQK, encoded by the coding sequence ATGAAAAAAATACGCTTTTTACTGTTGGTTCTGTTTTTCATCAGCCTGGGCGTCGCCTGCACCATCCATTTTCCCTTCGACATGCTGGACGATTACGAAGGGGTGACCGTGGTCATGAAGATCGTTCCCGATGACGCCGACGTGCTGCTCAACGGCAGGTTCATCGGCGTTGCCTACGAATTCTCGACCCCGGGGTCGGCCCTGCGCCTGGCTTCGCGGCTGAACGAACTGGTCTTCAAGAAGGAGGGATACCGCGAAGAATCGGTCGACCTGCGCACCTATGCCTCGCGCAACATCACCCTGCGCCTGAACCTGGAAGAGCGGTCCTTGAAAGCGGCACCGGAAACTCCGGCCAAAAACATCCCCGCTGAAGAAAACGACGAAGCCTACAAGGCCCAGAACGAAACTCCCCCACCCCTACCGGTTGCTGAAAAAACAGTACCGGAAAAAAACCGCTTCCTGGCAACGATTATCCTGACAGTCGCTCCGGCCGAGACCGCCCTCTACATCGACGGCAAGTTCTGGGGTGTGGCGCCTGAAACCGGAAAAATCGAAAACCTGCGCCTGGAGCCGGGGAAATACCTCTTCGAAGCTTTCAAACCCGGCTACAAGAACTACAAGAAGGAAATTTCCGTTCCCAAGCAGGAAAAGTTCTCCCTGGATATCGCCCTGCAGAAGTAG
- the lptD gene encoding LPS assembly protein LptD, producing MKKTALSFALISLLLGSAPRLRAQSDGVSPQIRADNQVIREKFIRAYGHVEIIWQEYVIYADAVEYDQEKGELFAEGRVTMAGKDSVLSGEKLKFNLKTHAGELVDTYGLITPFLRYETDRLTQVDLQTLTFKRLDLSACAQIVPRWKITGRAGKIKKEKYIEMKDVVFHIKNIPVFYLPYLRYPLKQDGRSSGFLIPAIGTSSLRGFFVQSSFFWAVRPNLDLTLNLDYYQYLGLGLSEELRYLFRHASGSMRLFHLLPGVGVKADPLNPISSEDIDRLRANGNNFVLDMSHQQDIPFLHSQLTISSRLPGTPEALRYLDTGFERYNLMTFSSSLSWTSRVSIFTLNLAASRREVYNINSGESEKEDVLPSLALTMQPQKLGPIPGRFSFSLEYDRQIRNGTAQNVQPDFVYGEASQTVRFNPAYSLELIQTPWLKASLAFGARNSFYARSLDPQNGEIIDEPVTVQYQTAQINLSGPSFSRTFSGATRSFRHVIEPTLTFSYASKATNLDRVLRVGAGDYTLSSTATFALVSRLLMKKSGEKTVPQELLLLRIEQSYYLDPETANRGMKINDKYPAFSELGASLDFKPGTFFSLGVQAAYNHYQSDFNRRLYNVNFHVNYAKADAPLSGGFYYRKYCSPYGPADHPSVQSLLGGDLRLKIANFPLSLALEAEYDSIRKQFTGCYVKAVMDYQCITINANLSFYLLNGSLAHDYRFYPTLGNFGAVTPFF from the coding sequence ATGAAAAAAACAGCGCTGTCATTTGCCTTGATCTCCCTCCTTCTCGGGTCGGCTCCCCGGTTGCGGGCCCAGAGTGACGGCGTCTCCCCGCAGATTCGGGCCGACAACCAGGTCATCCGCGAAAAATTCATCCGCGCCTACGGCCACGTGGAGATCATCTGGCAGGAGTATGTCATTTACGCCGACGCCGTCGAATACGACCAGGAAAAGGGCGAATTGTTCGCCGAAGGCCGGGTGACCATGGCCGGCAAGGATTCGGTGCTCAGCGGCGAAAAACTGAAATTCAACCTGAAAACGCACGCCGGCGAACTCGTCGACACCTACGGCCTGATCACCCCTTTCCTCCGCTACGAAACCGACCGGCTCACCCAGGTCGATCTGCAGACGCTGACTTTCAAGCGCCTGGATCTTTCGGCCTGCGCCCAGATCGTGCCGCGCTGGAAGATCACCGGTCGGGCCGGGAAAATCAAGAAGGAAAAATATATCGAAATGAAGGATGTCGTCTTCCACATCAAGAACATCCCTGTCTTTTACCTCCCGTACCTGCGTTATCCGCTCAAGCAGGATGGCCGCAGCAGCGGTTTTCTGATCCCGGCCATCGGCACGTCGTCGCTGCGCGGTTTTTTTGTCCAGAGCTCCTTTTTCTGGGCCGTGCGGCCCAACCTGGACCTGACCCTCAACCTGGACTACTACCAATATCTCGGCTTGGGCCTGAGCGAGGAGCTGCGCTACCTCTTCCGCCATGCCAGCGGCAGCATGCGCCTCTTCCACCTGCTGCCCGGGGTGGGGGTGAAGGCCGACCCGCTGAACCCGATCAGCAGCGAAGACATAGACCGCTTGCGCGCCAACGGCAACAATTTCGTCCTTGATATGAGCCATCAGCAGGATATCCCGTTTCTGCATTCGCAACTCACCATCAGTTCGCGCCTGCCGGGAACGCCCGAGGCGCTGCGCTACCTCGACACTGGGTTCGAGCGCTACAACCTGATGACCTTCAGCTCCTCGCTGTCCTGGACCAGCCGCGTCTCCATCTTCACTTTGAACCTGGCGGCGTCGCGCCGCGAGGTCTACAACATCAACAGCGGCGAATCGGAAAAGGAAGATGTCCTCCCTTCGCTCGCGCTGACGATGCAGCCGCAGAAACTGGGCCCGATCCCCGGCCGGTTCTCCTTCTCCCTTGAGTACGACCGGCAGATTCGCAACGGCACGGCCCAGAACGTGCAGCCCGACTTCGTTTACGGCGAAGCCTCGCAAACGGTGCGCTTCAACCCCGCCTATTCGCTCGAGCTGATCCAGACGCCCTGGCTGAAGGCCTCGCTGGCGTTCGGCGCCAGGAATTCCTTCTATGCCCGCAGCCTGGACCCACAAAATGGTGAAATCATCGATGAACCGGTGACCGTGCAGTACCAGACGGCGCAGATCAACCTGAGCGGGCCGTCGTTTTCGCGCACCTTTTCCGGCGCCACGCGCAGCTTCCGGCACGTGATCGAGCCCACGCTCACCTTCTCCTACGCTTCCAAGGCGACCAACCTTGACCGGGTCTTGCGCGTCGGCGCAGGCGATTACACCCTTTCCTCCACGGCGACCTTCGCGCTCGTCTCGCGCCTGCTGATGAAGAAGAGCGGGGAGAAAACGGTCCCGCAGGAACTCCTGCTGCTGAGGATCGAGCAGAGCTATTACCTGGACCCGGAAACGGCAAACCGCGGCATGAAGATCAACGATAAGTATCCCGCCTTTTCCGAGCTAGGCGCCTCGCTCGATTTCAAACCCGGCACATTTTTTTCCCTGGGGGTCCAGGCGGCCTACAACCACTACCAGAGCGATTTCAACCGCCGGCTCTATAACGTCAACTTCCACGTGAACTATGCCAAGGCGGATGCCCCGCTCAGCGGCGGCTTCTATTACCGGAAATACTGCAGCCCGTACGGCCCGGCCGACCACCCGTCGGTCCAGTCCCTGCTGGGGGGCGACCTGCGCCTGAAAATAGCCAATTTCCCCCTCAGCCTCGCGCTGGAAGCGGAGTACGACTCGATCCGCAAGCAGTTTACCGGATGCTATGTGAAGGCGGTCATGGATTACCAGTGCATTACCATCAACGCCAACCTGAGCTTCTACCTGCTCAACGGCTCGCTGGCCCACGACTACCGCTTTTATCCCACCCTGGGCAACTTTGGCGCCGTCACCCCGTTTTTCTAG
- a CDS encoding GDP-mannose 4,6-dehydratase, with translation MKDNEKNRVRVLVTGCSGFLAAHLLRRLQLDEKNEIFGITEVPGFSWPKVDACQLDIRCRDEVMRLLERVRPDVVFHLAAVTNVAFAWKNPLLTYEVNFLGSSNLIEAMLAAVPGSRLVLMGSAEVYRSEGAAPISERSPIQCQNPYALSKLAMEMLGDLYWKSHRLQACTIRAFNFTGPGQDSKFVASDFASQIAAIEKGEQEAVIRVGNLAAVRDFSDVRDVARYVQTIGARGRGGEVYNLCSGRSYSIQAILDILLALAKKPVRVEVDAGKFRPLDNPRINGDPARIRGEFGLEPEFSLETTLRDLLDNWRGLRR, from the coding sequence ATGAAAGACAACGAAAAAAACCGCGTCCGCGTCCTGGTCACCGGCTGCTCCGGGTTCCTGGCCGCCCACCTGCTGCGGCGGTTGCAGCTGGATGAAAAAAACGAGATTTTCGGAATCACCGAGGTGCCCGGGTTCAGCTGGCCCAAGGTCGACGCCTGCCAGCTGGACATCCGTTGCCGCGACGAGGTCATGCGCCTGCTCGAGCGTGTCCGTCCCGATGTCGTGTTCCACCTGGCGGCGGTGACCAATGTCGCCTTCGCTTGGAAGAATCCTCTTCTGACCTATGAAGTCAATTTTCTTGGGAGCTCCAACCTGATCGAAGCCATGCTGGCCGCAGTTCCCGGTTCCCGGCTGGTGTTGATGGGCTCGGCTGAGGTCTACCGCAGCGAAGGGGCCGCCCCGATCAGCGAGCGCTCTCCCATCCAGTGCCAGAACCCCTACGCCCTCTCCAAGCTGGCCATGGAGATGCTTGGCGACCTGTACTGGAAATCGCACCGCCTGCAGGCATGCACGATCCGGGCGTTCAACTTCACCGGCCCCGGCCAGGACAGCAAATTCGTGGCCTCCGATTTCGCCAGCCAGATCGCCGCCATCGAAAAGGGGGAGCAGGAGGCGGTGATCCGCGTCGGCAACCTGGCCGCTGTGCGCGATTTTTCCGACGTCCGCGACGTGGCTCGCTACGTGCAGACGATCGGCGCCCGCGGCCGGGGCGGCGAGGTGTACAACCTGTGCTCGGGCCGGAGCTATTCGATCCAGGCCATCCTCGATATCCTGCTGGCGCTGGCGAAAAAGCCGGTCCGGGTGGAAGTGGACGCCGGCAAATTCAGGCCGCTGGACAATCCGCGGATCAACGGCGACCCGGCGCGCATCCGGGGCGAGTTCGGCCTGGAGCCCGAATTTTCCCTGGAAACGACATTGCGCGATCTCCTCGATAACTGGCGGGGGCTGCGCCGATGA
- a CDS encoding PaaI family thioesterase: protein MSEFTDDHHCFVCGQENPAGLKLAFSLNPQSGEVEADVVFPSHLQGWQDTVHGGLLATVLDESMIKAAAAAGHKCVSAEITVTYKRPAATGKAYRVAAWVVEARGRIVRAESRLCDGSGQVLAQATEKLYRV from the coding sequence ATGAGCGAATTCACCGACGATCACCATTGCTTTGTCTGCGGCCAGGAGAACCCGGCCGGGCTCAAGCTCGCATTCAGCCTGAACCCGCAGAGCGGGGAGGTCGAAGCCGACGTGGTCTTCCCGTCCCATCTTCAAGGCTGGCAAGACACGGTTCACGGCGGTTTGCTGGCCACGGTCCTTGACGAATCCATGATCAAAGCCGCCGCCGCGGCCGGCCACAAGTGCGTCAGCGCCGAAATAACGGTCACCTACAAGCGGCCGGCTGCCACCGGCAAGGCTTACCGGGTGGCGGCCTGGGTAGTGGAAGCGCGGGGGCGCATCGTTCGCGCCGAAAGCCGCCTGTGCGATGGCTCGGGCCAGGTCCTGGCCCAGGCGACGGAAAAATTGTACAGGGTATGA
- the waaF gene encoding lipopolysaccharide heptosyltransferase II: protein MKVLVIKIAAIGDFLMATPALRALKLAPTVDSLALLAGASIADAVKGNPHLDQVFFLNDAKIFKGGFWEKLSEVLKVSRRLRRERFDLGFNFQRDWRFSIILLLAGCKRRIGFAPRRGRGRFLLSETVPVEGVRHTIFRYCDLVRRIGVFCMDFAMEFPLAPGAAEAAAEKFPAAAGNRSMVVLVPGGAVNVKQEMSSRRWDGANFAALAGMLLHAGHAVALLGNGGDAAIAAAIRAAQPGVIDLTGKTSLAEAAAVMKMARLVICNDSGLMHLAATMNTPLIAIFGPTPVEELKPLTENSVTVWKGQDLGCAPCYRDGVFPVCGHRTCLQRISPQEIFELAKTLL from the coding sequence ATGAAGGTTCTGGTCATCAAGATCGCGGCCATCGGCGATTTCCTGATGGCCACGCCGGCGTTGCGGGCGCTGAAACTGGCGCCAACGGTCGACAGCCTCGCTCTGCTGGCCGGGGCTTCCATCGCTGACGCGGTCAAGGGCAACCCCCACCTGGACCAGGTCTTTTTCCTAAACGATGCGAAAATTTTCAAGGGCGGTTTTTGGGAAAAGCTGTCGGAGGTGCTCAAGGTTTCCCGGCGCCTGCGCCGCGAGCGCTTCGACCTGGGTTTTAATTTTCAACGCGATTGGCGCTTCAGCATCATCCTGCTGCTGGCGGGATGCAAGCGGCGGATCGGTTTCGCCCCCCGGCGGGGGCGCGGCCGGTTCCTGCTGAGCGAAACCGTGCCGGTCGAAGGGGTCAGGCACACCATCTTCCGCTATTGCGACCTGGTGCGGCGGATCGGCGTTTTTTGCATGGATTTTGCCATGGAGTTCCCGCTGGCTCCAGGCGCAGCCGAGGCGGCCGCAGAAAAATTCCCGGCTGCGGCGGGGAACCGTTCCATGGTCGTCCTGGTGCCGGGAGGGGCGGTCAACGTCAAGCAGGAAATGTCCAGCCGGCGTTGGGACGGGGCAAACTTCGCCGCCCTGGCCGGGATGCTGCTTCACGCCGGCCATGCGGTCGCGTTGCTGGGCAACGGCGGCGATGCGGCCATCGCCGCCGCCATACGCGCTGCCCAACCCGGGGTCATCGACCTGACCGGCAAAACCAGCCTGGCCGAGGCGGCGGCGGTCATGAAAATGGCGCGGCTGGTCATCTGCAACGATTCGGGGCTGATGCACCTGGCGGCAACGATGAATACCCCGCTCATCGCCATTTTCGGCCCGACCCCGGTCGAAGAATTAAAGCCGCTGACCGAAAACAGCGTGACTGTCTGGAAAGGGCAGGACCTGGGGTGCGCCCCCTGCTACCGCGACGGCGTTTTCCCCGTTTGCGGCCATCGCACCTGCCTGCAGCGGATTTCGCCACAGGAGATATTCGAACTGGCCAAGACCTTACTGTAG
- a CDS encoding 6-phosphofructokinase, which produces MFDFTKHKKVAMLFSGGPAPSANAVISSVALNFINARVPIIGFFFGFEFLEDYDSKNRYCLSPNVHYQVLDASISRIRNQRGVFLKTSRANPGRLIKSPPDLDDLEKNKRLRNILEALDSLDIGCLITIGGDDTLKTANFLSRLGLPVIHIPKTIDNDYFGIAWTFGYWSSVQASQEALLNLKADAESTGSYFIVELMGRKAGWLTYAAGIAGEAIQMVSTEDVEEEVLDLEKLAEKIVDTILLRERNDKYYGVICVAEGLADKLPEKYRPTEKDRHGNVILGTAEVGRVLRDVAEEVYRRRTGRKKKIIYKQIGYETRNALPISFDVVLASMLGFGAYKLYKNSQFASMVSVSDNFSIVGVPFEQLIDSQTLLTRLRNVPRGSDFFDLKEALSYKLTE; this is translated from the coding sequence ATGTTCGACTTTACAAAACACAAAAAAGTGGCCATGCTGTTTTCCGGCGGCCCGGCCCCCTCGGCCAATGCCGTCATCTCGTCGGTGGCGCTGAATTTCATCAACGCCCGGGTGCCGATCATCGGCTTTTTCTTCGGCTTCGAATTCCTGGAGGATTACGACAGCAAGAACCGCTATTGTTTGTCGCCCAACGTCCACTACCAGGTTCTCGACGCCAGCATCTCGCGCATCCGCAACCAGCGCGGCGTCTTTCTGAAAACGTCGCGCGCCAATCCCGGCCGCCTGATCAAGTCGCCGCCCGACCTGGACGATCTCGAAAAGAACAAAAGGCTGCGCAACATCCTCGAGGCGCTTGACAGCCTGGATATCGGCTGCCTGATCACCATCGGCGGCGACGACACCCTGAAGACCGCCAACTTCCTGAGCCGTCTCGGCTTGCCGGTGATCCACATCCCCAAGACCATCGACAACGACTATTTCGGCATCGCCTGGACCTTCGGCTACTGGAGCAGCGTGCAGGCCAGCCAGGAGGCGCTGCTCAACCTCAAGGCCGACGCCGAGAGCACCGGCTCGTATTTCATCGTCGAACTGATGGGCCGCAAGGCGGGCTGGCTGACCTATGCCGCCGGCATCGCCGGCGAGGCGATCCAGATGGTCTCCACCGAGGACGTCGAGGAAGAGGTGCTCGACCTCGAAAAGCTGGCCGAAAAAATCGTCGACACCATCCTGCTGCGGGAAAGGAACGACAAGTATTACGGGGTCATCTGCGTGGCCGAGGGCTTGGCCGACAAGCTGCCGGAAAAATACCGGCCGACCGAGAAGGACCGCCACGGCAACGTCATCCTGGGAACGGCGGAAGTGGGCCGGGTGTTGCGCGATGTTGCCGAGGAAGTCTACCGCCGCCGCACCGGGCGCAAAAAAAAGATCATCTACAAGCAGATCGGCTACGAGACGCGCAACGCGCTGCCGATCAGCTTCGACGTGGTTTTAGCTAGCATGCTCGGCTTTGGCGCGTACAAGCTGTACAAGAACAGCCAGTTCGCCTCCATGGTCTCGGTCTCGGACAATTTCTCCATCGTCGGCGTCCCCTTCGAACAGCTGATCGACTCGCAGACCCTGCTGACTCGCTTGCGCAACGTACCGCGCGGCAGCGACTTTTTCGATCTCAAGGAAGCCCTCTCGTACAAGCTCACGGAATAG
- a CDS encoding ATP-binding protein: MDNAALKRIIVDQREEIDQLLHGEKIVTRELNILPSLSHPNAVMITGPRRVGKSFLSFLTLGGRSFGYLNFDDERIALSGENLNQVLECFYELYGDLDTLVLDEIQNIEGWELFVSRLRRTKRVIVTGSNSKLLSRELATRLTGRHLDHTLLPFSFREHLQMKGIPFAAGATESTRRTAALKEELGIYLRNGGFPEVHKFGKAILKTMYDDIIQKDIILRHKIRKTAEFKDMARYLFSIFGREFTYSRLRNVIRISDIHTVKKFVDYMASAYLLFVIERFSFKLKQHIIAPKKIYGFDSGLIRAISFQVSENQGALYENTVAVELLRQKFYANSDLEIYYWKNVRQQEVDFVVKSGKKVRQLIQSSYSLGDFQTREREIRALLKAADELHCQDLMIITADEEKTEKHGGYAIKIIPLWKWLLHPLL; the protein is encoded by the coding sequence ACGCGGTCATGATCACCGGCCCCCGCCGGGTGGGCAAATCTTTCCTTTCCTTCCTGACCCTGGGTGGCCGTTCGTTCGGCTACCTGAACTTCGACGACGAGCGCATCGCCCTGTCCGGGGAGAACTTGAACCAGGTGCTGGAATGCTTTTACGAACTGTATGGCGATCTGGACACGCTCGTCCTGGACGAAATCCAGAATATCGAAGGCTGGGAACTCTTTGTCAGCCGCCTGCGCCGCACCAAGCGGGTGATAGTCACCGGGTCGAATTCCAAACTGCTGTCCAGGGAGTTGGCGACGCGGTTGACCGGGCGCCATCTGGACCATACGTTGCTGCCCTTTTCTTTCCGCGAGCATTTGCAGATGAAGGGCATTCCGTTCGCGGCCGGGGCGACGGAATCGACGCGCCGGACGGCTGCGCTCAAGGAGGAATTGGGAATTTATCTGCGCAACGGGGGATTTCCCGAGGTACACAAATTCGGCAAGGCGATCCTGAAAACCATGTATGATGACATTATTCAAAAAGACATCATTCTGCGCCACAAAATAAGAAAAACCGCGGAATTCAAAGACATGGCCCGCTACCTTTTTTCGATCTTCGGCCGGGAATTCACCTATTCCAGGCTGAGAAATGTCATCCGCATCAGCGATATCCATACCGTTAAAAAGTTCGTGGATTACATGGCTTCGGCATATCTGCTATTCGTGATCGAGCGTTTTTCCTTCAAACTGAAGCAGCACATCATCGCTCCCAAAAAAATTTACGGCTTCGATAGCGGTCTGATCAGGGCCATCTCCTTCCAGGTTTCTGAAAACCAGGGGGCGCTCTACGAAAATACCGTGGCGGTTGAGCTTCTGCGCCAAAAATTCTATGCCAACAGCGACCTGGAAATCTATTACTGGAAAAACGTCCGCCAGCAAGAAGTCGATTTTGTCGTCAAGTCCGGAAAAAAAGTCAGGCAACTGATCCAATCCTCATATTCCCTTGGTGATTTCCAGACACGGGAAAGGGAGATCAGGGCGCTGCTCAAAGCCGCGGACGAATTGCATTGTCAGGACTTGATGATCATCACCGCCGATGAGGAAAAAACCGAAAAGCACGGCGGATACGCGATAAAAATCATCCCGCTCTGGAAATGGCTGCTCCATCCGCTTTTATAG